A region of Paenibacillus sp. 37 DNA encodes the following proteins:
- a CDS encoding ABC transporter substrate-binding protein has translation MKVWKSVASAVLVSVLLAGCGSNAGTDNGQEESASGSTVSLKVFVAQPRLKEHYDKYIEQFKAKEKAEKNIEVNVQLEMPPADNAPQILKTRLASNDAPDVFALHAVNEIPPFSKAGYLEDLSGQPFVDKLLDSVKPSITDAEGKIVAVPLETVSWGYLYNKDIFKEQGLEVPTTLTEMKAVVEKLKAANITPFELSYKEAWIPQLFLPLTVGALTQSEHKDFVEKMNQDQGSFSDMKALFDIFDLVNANGTDKALEVGGDDGSAAFASGSAAMWIQGPWFAETILKSNPDLNFGVAPMPINDNPDDTKINLSTSTSLAVSSSSKNKEVALDFVNYILDDKDSSAFFEALKFNPIAKIHDFKSFPWVDDAQKYVSEGKAYEDPSLPQAVKDESGKALQGYYSGQLNQQQVIDALDKAWKSYNKVNK, from the coding sequence ATGAAAGTATGGAAAAGCGTAGCAAGTGCGGTACTGGTCAGTGTTCTGCTCGCAGGTTGCGGTTCCAATGCAGGAACGGACAATGGGCAGGAAGAATCGGCATCAGGCAGCACGGTGTCCCTCAAAGTATTCGTTGCACAACCTCGGCTGAAAGAACACTACGATAAATATATAGAACAGTTCAAAGCCAAGGAAAAAGCAGAGAAAAACATTGAGGTGAACGTGCAACTGGAGATGCCGCCAGCAGACAATGCACCTCAGATTCTGAAGACACGTCTCGCCTCCAATGATGCACCGGATGTGTTCGCCCTGCATGCAGTCAATGAGATTCCACCATTTAGCAAAGCTGGTTATCTGGAAGACCTGTCGGGCCAACCTTTTGTCGATAAGCTGCTGGATTCGGTTAAACCTTCCATAACGGATGCGGAGGGCAAAATCGTAGCTGTTCCACTGGAAACAGTATCATGGGGCTATTTGTACAATAAAGATATTTTCAAAGAGCAAGGGCTGGAAGTGCCAACGACGTTAACGGAAATGAAAGCGGTCGTGGAGAAACTCAAAGCAGCCAACATTACACCGTTTGAACTGTCCTACAAAGAAGCTTGGATTCCGCAATTATTCCTGCCACTTACCGTGGGTGCATTAACTCAGTCTGAGCACAAAGACTTCGTGGAGAAGATGAATCAGGATCAGGGTTCCTTCTCCGATATGAAAGCATTGTTTGATATCTTCGATCTGGTCAATGCCAATGGAACGGATAAAGCGCTGGAAGTGGGCGGAGATGATGGTTCAGCAGCCTTCGCTTCAGGAAGCGCCGCGATGTGGATTCAGGGACCATGGTTTGCCGAAACCATTCTGAAGTCCAACCCGGACTTGAACTTTGGTGTAGCACCAATGCCGATCAATGACAATCCGGATGATACCAAAATCAATCTGAGCACCTCCACTTCGCTGGCAGTATCGTCATCTAGCAAAAACAAAGAAGTGGCACTCGATTTCGTGAACTACATTCTCGATGACAAGGATTCAAGTGCATTCTTCGAAGCGCTCAAATTTAATCCGATTGCCAAGATCCATGACTTCAAGAGCTTCCCGTGGGTAGACGATGCCCAGAAATATGTGAGTGAAGGTAAAGCTTATGAGGACCCATCCCTCCCTCAAGCGGTGAAAGACGAGTCAGGCAAAGCGTTACAAGGCTACTACTCTGGGCAATTAAATCAACAGCAGGTTATCGATGCGCTCGACAAGGCGTGGAAATCCTACAACAAAGTCAACAAGTAA
- a CDS encoding response regulator: MNKELYRVLLVDDEPWNRDILRNLGDWKELGMTVAGEAEDGEQAIQLVKQHQPHIIITDMRMPGTDGVELLQTLSGQYPQIKVIVVSGYDDFNYAKHAIRHRAADYLLKPVNPDELNGVLAKCAKELEKVESAPESWEAYPPSFAGDFSLFQQQARLRFNDLNIQSLREWFQQLQQKLEHSEINRPRQLGRVAYELQALLDELCVSNGLYEGREATALPPSTALASIESTIAWISTPYYQALEQLIAQRKFKNKLNLNEVKQYMEQHCMEMITLEQLAQIFFVSKEYLSKVFKKEYEVNVTDYVVQLRMTRAKEWVMDDQIPFKHIAEMAGYEDVSYFYRVFKKHFGVSPGEMRKGQARISGNSGSSTE, encoded by the coding sequence GTGAACAAGGAACTGTACAGAGTATTGTTGGTGGATGATGAACCGTGGAATCGGGATATTTTGCGCAACCTGGGGGATTGGAAGGAACTAGGGATGACCGTTGCTGGTGAGGCAGAGGATGGTGAGCAGGCCATACAACTGGTCAAGCAGCATCAGCCTCACATTATCATTACGGACATGCGTATGCCCGGTACAGACGGTGTGGAACTGCTACAGACGCTAAGCGGGCAATACCCACAGATCAAGGTAATCGTGGTGAGCGGGTATGATGATTTCAATTATGCCAAACACGCGATCCGTCATCGGGCTGCTGACTATCTGCTCAAACCGGTGAATCCGGATGAACTGAATGGTGTACTGGCCAAATGTGCCAAAGAATTGGAAAAGGTTGAATCTGCGCCGGAATCATGGGAAGCATATCCGCCTTCCTTTGCTGGTGATTTCTCTTTGTTTCAACAGCAGGCTCGCTTGCGGTTTAACGACCTGAACATTCAAAGTCTGCGAGAATGGTTCCAGCAACTGCAGCAGAAGCTGGAGCATAGCGAGATTAACAGACCCCGGCAGCTTGGACGAGTGGCCTATGAACTACAGGCTTTGCTGGATGAACTGTGTGTCTCCAATGGATTGTACGAGGGGCGCGAAGCAACGGCTTTACCTCCTTCAACAGCGCTGGCTTCCATTGAATCCACGATCGCATGGATTTCGACTCCATACTACCAGGCTTTGGAGCAACTCATTGCGCAGCGTAAATTCAAGAATAAGCTGAACCTGAATGAGGTGAAGCAATACATGGAGCAGCACTGTATGGAGATGATTACCCTGGAGCAGCTCGCCCAGATCTTTTTTGTCAGCAAGGAATATCTCAGCAAGGTATTCAAGAAAGAGTATGAGGTGAATGTGACCGATTATGTCGTCCAGTTACGCATGACACGAGCGAAGGAATGGGTGATGGATGATCAGATCCCGTTCAAACATATTGCCGAGATGGCAGGTTATGAGGATGTGTCCTACTTCTATCGTGTATTCAAGAAACATTTCGGAGTTTCACCTGGGGAGATGCGGAAGGGACAGGCTCGTATATCAGGCAATTCAGGCAGTAGCACGGAATGA
- a CDS encoding sensor histidine kinase, with translation MFTECYRKLTDPFKRSIRNKLILTMTLLAVLPVIVMTAMAAENTRSSMEEEIMETNRANMNWASIYLGEQFARMNNIIYSIQISDELHQYLALNEEAPAASRFDEQKAMFNMLNSVYYSAGNYVFGVELYLKELDTLFTFNSMDSRIKAISEIPEGYHELFAQHKDFTIINDPDDPQKFHMTRSMNRFEDQAQIGAISLEVKWAEFNQTLELLDSRGDYAVYIADSAGSPVYQPNQDIQPSAEALERLAGTKESSGFIRTAKEYVFYHSIEPSGLRVIKIVPAHVINESALETMKYGLVVGGLATVISVGIAALVAWRTSKPIVRLANSMKGIQLIKDREVVRSGRVDEIGLLEKNLHGMSSRIREHIRDNYLMNLEKQTAELKALQSQIHPHFLQNTLQMIGGMVYSQKPADSYKVIRALSEMFRYIVRAPDGLVPLQSELDQLEHYMLIQKQRFGGKLEYTLEITGELRECYIPKLSLQPIVENAFLHGLEKKPGEWKLGIEVVCEPKEVTIRIRDNGVGMDAEKLTEMQSRLERLTWQSDRVWSSGTSIGLVNAASRIVMHFGPEYGMSVESEYGQGTSVTVRIPCNTGGEAL, from the coding sequence GTGTTTACCGAATGTTATCGGAAGCTGACAGATCCTTTCAAACGCAGCATTCGCAATAAATTGATCCTTACCATGACGCTGCTGGCTGTTCTGCCCGTCATTGTCATGACCGCAATGGCAGCCGAAAATACCCGCTCTTCCATGGAAGAGGAGATTATGGAGACCAACCGGGCGAACATGAACTGGGCCTCTATTTATCTGGGTGAACAGTTCGCCCGTATGAACAATATTATCTATTCCATTCAGATCAGTGACGAATTGCATCAATATCTGGCGTTGAACGAGGAAGCGCCGGCAGCCAGCCGATTCGATGAACAGAAGGCCATGTTCAATATGCTGAACAGTGTATACTATTCCGCTGGCAATTATGTATTTGGCGTTGAACTGTATCTGAAGGAACTGGACACCCTGTTCACCTTCAATTCCATGGATTCTCGCATCAAAGCGATATCGGAAATACCGGAAGGATATCATGAGCTTTTTGCACAACATAAAGATTTTACGATTATCAATGATCCGGACGATCCGCAAAAGTTTCACATGACCCGCAGCATGAACCGCTTCGAGGATCAGGCACAGATCGGCGCCATCAGTCTGGAGGTCAAGTGGGCTGAGTTCAATCAGACCTTGGAGCTGCTGGATAGCAGGGGGGATTATGCAGTATACATCGCCGACAGTGCGGGCAGCCCGGTCTATCAGCCGAATCAAGACATCCAGCCGTCCGCTGAAGCATTGGAGAGATTGGCAGGTACCAAAGAAAGTTCCGGTTTCATTCGTACAGCCAAGGAATACGTATTCTATCATTCCATCGAACCGTCAGGACTGCGTGTGATCAAGATTGTACCTGCCCATGTGATTAACGAGAGTGCCTTGGAAACGATGAAATACGGACTGGTTGTAGGTGGCCTAGCAACCGTCATTTCTGTGGGAATAGCTGCGCTCGTGGCCTGGCGCACATCAAAGCCCATCGTCCGACTGGCCAATTCCATGAAGGGTATTCAATTGATTAAGGACAGAGAAGTGGTACGAAGCGGCCGGGTTGATGAGATTGGTCTGTTGGAGAAAAATCTGCATGGCATGTCAAGCCGTATCCGGGAACACATTCGCGACAACTACCTGATGAATCTGGAGAAACAGACGGCGGAGCTCAAAGCACTGCAATCCCAGATCCATCCGCATTTCCTGCAAAATACGTTGCAGATGATAGGCGGTATGGTCTATTCGCAAAAACCTGCTGACAGTTATAAGGTCATTCGAGCCTTGAGCGAGATGTTTCGTTATATTGTGCGAGCGCCGGATGGACTTGTCCCTTTACAGTCTGAACTCGATCAGTTGGAACATTATATGCTCATTCAGAAGCAGCGTTTTGGAGGCAAACTTGAATATACACTGGAGATTACCGGAGAACTTCGGGAATGTTATATTCCCAAGTTGTCTTTGCAACCCATTGTGGAGAATGCATTTTTGCATGGTCTGGAGAAGAAACCGGGTGAGTGGAAGCTGGGCATTGAAGTCGTCTGTGAACCTAAAGAGGTAACGATTCGAATTCGTGATAACGGTGTGGGTATGGATGCTGAGAAACTAACGGAGATGCAGTCCAGACTGGAGCGTCTGACCTGGCAGTCCGATCGGGTGTGGAGTTCTGGTACAAGTATTGGACTGGTCAATGCCGCCTCAAGAATCGTAATGCATTTTGGACCTGAATACGGGATGAGTGTGGAAAGTGAATACGGACAGGGGACGAGTGTTACGGTACGAATCCCCTGCAATACGGGAGGCGAAGCCTTGTGA
- a CDS encoding beta-galactosidase, whose product MEKLLYGVAYYDEYMPYERLDKDIQMMKDAGINVVRIAESTWSTHEPQNGVFDFSSVDRVLDAMHEAGIQVIVGTPTYAVPTWMVKEHPDVLATTSQGPGKYGARQIMDITHPTYLFYAERIIRKLISRVSTHPAVIGYQTDNETKHYNTAGDNVQLQFVKYMRNKFSSLDELNKEFGLDYWSNRINSWEDFPSVVGTINGSLGAEFAKFQRQLVTNFLAWQVGIVNEYKQEGQFVTQNFDFDWRGYSYGIQGDVDHFAASKPFDITSVDIYHPSQDDLTGIEISFGGDVARSTKQSNYLVLETEAQAFWHWVPYPGQLRLQAFSHLASGANMVAYWHWHSLHNSFETYWKGLLSHDFEPNPVYNEAKTIGRDFARLSPKLVNLKKKNRVAVLFSNEALTSIKWFGFNFTSDKNYNDVVRWMYDELYKMNIGCDLIDPSVESYAEYDVLVVPALYAASDALLEKLNQFVQDGGHIVYSFKSGFANEHIKVRSTRQPGLISEACGISYNLFVEPKHVSLRDDPFGVGEEQNQIHTWMELITPTTAEVLAWYDHPHWGEYAAITQNTYGKGKATYVGCYTSSAVIRKVLERVMKEAGVWGTDQELAFPIIVKTGVNDQGNMIRYYFNYADEATSFVNAYGEGTELLAGTLIAAGEKIELEPWGVRIIEQ is encoded by the coding sequence ATGGAGAAATTATTATATGGCGTAGCTTACTATGATGAATATATGCCTTACGAAAGATTGGACAAGGACATTCAGATGATGAAGGATGCAGGGATCAACGTGGTCCGTATTGCAGAATCAACCTGGAGTACTCATGAACCACAGAATGGCGTATTTGACTTCTCTTCCGTAGACCGTGTGCTGGATGCCATGCATGAGGCGGGGATTCAGGTTATCGTAGGAACACCAACGTATGCTGTTCCAACGTGGATGGTCAAGGAACATCCGGATGTGCTGGCTACTACCTCACAGGGACCTGGCAAATATGGCGCAAGACAGATCATGGACATTACCCATCCAACCTATCTATTCTATGCCGAGCGGATCATCCGCAAGCTGATCTCTCGGGTAAGCACACATCCGGCGGTCATCGGTTATCAGACAGATAACGAGACGAAGCATTACAATACGGCAGGAGATAATGTACAACTGCAATTCGTCAAATATATGCGTAACAAGTTCAGCTCCCTGGATGAGCTTAACAAGGAATTTGGCCTCGACTACTGGAGTAATCGGATCAATAGCTGGGAAGACTTCCCGTCTGTGGTAGGAACGATCAACGGTAGTCTGGGAGCTGAATTTGCCAAGTTCCAGCGGCAGCTGGTAACCAACTTTTTGGCTTGGCAAGTGGGGATTGTGAATGAATACAAACAGGAAGGACAGTTTGTTACCCAGAACTTTGACTTTGATTGGCGTGGATATTCCTACGGCATTCAAGGGGATGTGGACCATTTTGCCGCATCGAAACCTTTTGACATCACCAGTGTGGACATCTACCATCCTTCCCAGGATGATCTGACCGGCATTGAGATTTCATTCGGCGGGGATGTGGCGCGTTCCACCAAACAATCGAACTATCTGGTACTCGAGACCGAAGCACAGGCGTTCTGGCATTGGGTTCCCTATCCGGGACAGCTGCGTTTGCAGGCATTCAGTCATCTGGCATCAGGAGCAAACATGGTCGCTTACTGGCACTGGCATTCGTTACACAATTCGTTTGAGACGTACTGGAAAGGTTTGCTCAGTCATGACTTTGAACCGAATCCGGTATACAACGAAGCCAAGACCATTGGCAGGGATTTTGCCCGTCTCAGTCCAAAGCTCGTTAATCTGAAGAAAAAAAATCGGGTGGCTGTGCTGTTCAGCAATGAGGCCCTGACATCAATCAAGTGGTTTGGTTTTAACTTCACCAGTGACAAGAATTATAATGATGTGGTGCGCTGGATGTACGATGAATTATATAAAATGAACATTGGCTGTGACCTCATCGACCCATCGGTTGAGAGTTATGCGGAATATGACGTGCTCGTTGTACCTGCTCTGTATGCTGCTTCGGATGCATTGCTGGAAAAATTAAATCAATTCGTACAGGATGGCGGACATATCGTCTACTCGTTCAAAAGTGGATTTGCAAATGAGCATATCAAGGTACGCTCTACCCGCCAGCCCGGCCTGATCAGTGAGGCATGCGGGATCAGCTATAACCTTTTTGTAGAGCCAAAACATGTTTCGCTGCGCGATGATCCATTTGGAGTTGGTGAAGAACAGAACCAGATTCATACCTGGATGGAGCTGATTACACCAACAACGGCTGAAGTACTCGCTTGGTATGATCATCCACACTGGGGTGAATATGCGGCAATTACCCAGAACACCTATGGAAAAGGCAAAGCAACCTATGTCGGCTGTTATACCAGTTCTGCGGTGATCCGTAAGGTGTTGGAACGTGTGATGAAGGAAGCGGGCGTATGGGGTACTGATCAAGAGCTGGCTTTTCCGATCATAGTGAAGACCGGTGTGAACGATCAGGGGAACATGATTCGCTACTATTTCAATTATGCAGATGAGGCAACATCCTTCGTGAATGCTTATGGAGAAGGGACTGAACTTCTGGCCGGAACCCTGATTGCTGCGGGAGAGAAGATCGAACTAGAACCATGGGGAGTACGGATTATCGAACAATAA
- a CDS encoding AraC family transcriptional regulator gives MDMRSQLREMPHHTLAHWLPIIDCNIKFYGAHSQQVPYGWAMPEESHPGFEIMLIIEGTQESVIHGYTYTVEEGSILLIPPGFKHTNQCVSTEGMTYFSAHFNVDDPVFTLKLMSQHSRIYAAGTADNKKMRVVLESWMGMINVSEAYTSTDKMIMQARMFELFALLSQAADNEPEATTSVAASHVPAPTAMHYAGAIAEAIKQAFHAQLRTKESSVSTVKVEQIISSFGISPGYGLQVFRKVYGRSPRAYLSSLKLQEAKVLIEQPELSLGEIAWKLGYTHLSHFSRQFKRWTGQSPLQYRNHHADASGDPVSYRSESSPES, from the coding sequence ATGGATATGCGATCACAGCTCCGAGAAATGCCTCACCATACGCTGGCCCACTGGCTACCTATTATCGACTGTAACATCAAATTCTATGGTGCGCACAGCCAACAAGTACCCTATGGATGGGCGATGCCGGAGGAATCACATCCAGGCTTTGAGATTATGTTGATCATCGAAGGTACGCAGGAGAGTGTGATTCATGGTTATACCTATACCGTGGAGGAAGGTTCAATTCTTCTTATTCCTCCCGGGTTCAAACATACTAATCAATGTGTATCCACGGAAGGCATGACTTATTTTAGCGCTCACTTTAATGTGGATGATCCGGTCTTCACCCTGAAGCTGATGTCACAGCACAGCCGAATCTACGCAGCAGGTACGGCTGATAATAAGAAAATGCGCGTTGTGCTGGAAAGTTGGATGGGGATGATTAACGTATCTGAGGCCTATACATCCACCGACAAAATGATCATGCAGGCACGCATGTTTGAACTGTTCGCCCTGTTGTCCCAAGCCGCTGACAATGAACCGGAGGCCACCACTTCCGTTGCTGCTTCACATGTACCAGCTCCAACAGCCATGCATTATGCGGGAGCTATAGCGGAGGCAATCAAGCAGGCATTCCATGCCCAGCTTCGAACCAAGGAAAGCAGTGTATCCACGGTCAAAGTAGAGCAGATTATATCCTCGTTTGGCATCAGCCCGGGATATGGTCTACAGGTCTTTCGCAAGGTGTACGGGCGATCGCCCAGGGCTTACCTGTCCAGCTTGAAGTTGCAGGAGGCCAAAGTGCTGATCGAACAGCCAGAGCTGTCGCTCGGGGAAATTGCGTGGAAGCTCGGCTACACCCATCTGTCCCATTTCAGCAGACAATTCAAACGTTGGACAGGCCAAAGCCCGCTTCAATATCGCAATCATCATGCAGATGCATCAGGTGATCCTGTATCCTACAGATCGGAATCGAGTCCAGAATCTTGA
- a CDS encoding molybdenum cofactor guanylyltransferase has product MNTREWTGIILAGGLSSRMGTNKAMLELNGSLVLQHVTKAMRPAVSRIIVAAGPNVTTYGAMGYDCVQDHYPGKGPLAGLHAALEASDREWNLVCACDMPLLQTSFFNGIKKLVELHNSYAAIVPRVDGHVHPLAGAYHKRVLPDLEQRLNQDHLRVMRWLEEIGCLYVETEELERVGVHQVAMQMSNMNTPEEYERIRNQDSGLDSDL; this is encoded by the coding sequence ATGAACACGAGGGAATGGACAGGCATCATATTGGCAGGAGGTTTATCCAGCCGCATGGGGACCAACAAGGCCATGCTGGAACTAAACGGTTCCCTTGTACTGCAACATGTCACGAAGGCCATGAGACCCGCAGTATCCCGTATCATCGTGGCTGCCGGACCCAATGTGACAACCTACGGTGCAATGGGCTACGACTGCGTTCAGGATCACTATCCGGGGAAGGGGCCACTCGCCGGTCTTCACGCGGCGCTGGAAGCTTCCGATAGAGAATGGAATCTGGTATGCGCCTGCGATATGCCGCTCCTGCAAACGTCTTTCTTTAATGGAATAAAAAAACTGGTCGAATTACATAACTCTTATGCTGCTATCGTTCCACGCGTGGATGGACATGTCCACCCTCTTGCAGGGGCTTATCACAAACGAGTGCTCCCTGATCTGGAGCAGCGTCTGAACCAGGATCATCTTCGAGTTATGCGATGGCTTGAAGAGATCGGTTGCCTCTATGTCGAAACGGAAGAGCTTGAGAGAGTGGGCGTTCATCAAGTAGCAATGCAAATGAGTAATATGAACACGCCGGAAGAGTACGAGCGTATCCGTAATCAAGATTCTGGACTCGATTCCGATCTGTAG
- a CDS encoding MFS transporter yields MFSLKLYNFFIYGAISIFAGFLQLYLQEIGMTKLEIGSLMAIGPFVSLFANPFWGFWSDKSRNIRIILMIMMGGTFVLAQGVFYAPTYTWIYVAMIFFYFFQSPLFAQTNSLILGYIDGTNQKFGSFRLWGSLGWALTAVAAGPLIDRFGIGSVSIIFACMIATAFVLSVFLPRQPIASDTPVVTFRRFGKVMFNPYFMAFIGLGVLVSVPNAMNSTFMSLYIVEMGGDKQMVGWAIFTSSILEVGVFLLLDRLLKRKMSMLLASLILISVLFALRWQLMALANNPLEIVFIQLMHSITFGGYFYVGTQLTMLFIPRPYRSSGQAVYTMAWGGLSGVIAGLFGGWLFQSFGAEIMYSIGVFFSLIGAVGFGIMWLSNRRNGYQPVVLTEMGNMDEDR; encoded by the coding sequence TTGTTTTCTCTGAAACTATATAACTTTTTCATATATGGAGCCATCTCGATCTTCGCCGGATTCTTGCAGCTTTACCTGCAAGAGATTGGCATGACCAAACTGGAGATTGGCAGTCTCATGGCGATTGGCCCCTTTGTATCCTTGTTTGCTAACCCGTTCTGGGGCTTCTGGAGCGATAAATCTCGCAACATTCGCATCATTCTGATGATTATGATGGGAGGCACATTTGTGCTCGCCCAGGGTGTATTCTATGCGCCCACTTATACATGGATCTATGTAGCCATGATTTTCTTTTATTTTTTTCAAAGTCCATTATTTGCTCAAACCAATAGCCTGATTCTTGGATATATCGATGGTACAAACCAAAAATTTGGGTCATTCCGGCTCTGGGGTTCACTCGGTTGGGCGCTGACTGCTGTCGCTGCCGGACCGCTCATTGACCGTTTTGGCATCGGCAGTGTATCCATTATATTTGCATGCATGATTGCCACAGCCTTTGTATTATCCGTATTTCTACCCAGACAACCAATCGCTTCGGATACACCCGTGGTTACTTTTCGGCGGTTTGGCAAAGTCATGTTCAATCCGTATTTTATGGCATTTATCGGCCTGGGTGTACTCGTATCAGTGCCTAATGCGATGAACAGTACTTTTATGTCACTATATATTGTAGAAATGGGTGGCGACAAACAAATGGTTGGCTGGGCCATCTTCACCTCATCCATTCTCGAAGTCGGCGTATTCCTGCTTCTCGACCGCTTGCTCAAACGCAAAATGAGCATGCTCCTGGCATCTCTCATTCTGATCAGTGTGCTGTTTGCACTGCGCTGGCAGCTCATGGCACTGGCTAACAACCCGCTGGAGATTGTATTCATTCAGTTGATGCACTCCATTACGTTTGGTGGGTACTTCTATGTAGGTACGCAGCTGACCATGCTATTTATTCCAAGACCTTACCGTTCCTCCGGTCAAGCGGTCTACACGATGGCCTGGGGAGGTCTCTCCGGCGTGATTGCCGGTCTGTTCGGTGGCTGGTTGTTCCAGAGTTTCGGTGCGGAAATCATGTATAGCATTGGTGTATTCTTCTCGCTCATTGGTGCTGTTGGATTTGGCATCATGTGGTTATCGAATCGACGTAACGGCTATCAGCCGGTTGTGTTGACGGAGATGGGTAATATGGATGAGGACAGATAA
- a CDS encoding glutamine--tRNA ligase/YqeY domain fusion protein, protein MKGLIPVDNRTTPPNFIKNIITEDLRSGKVQEVITRFPPEPNGYLHIGHAKAIWINFTLGGEFGGKTNLRFDDTNPVKEDVEYVQSIQEDVKWLGYEWNEKRFASDYFDEMYNRAVLLIKKGKAYIDDQSADEIREMRGTLTEPGKNSPYRDRSVEENLDLFTRMRAGEFKNGEKVLRAKIDMSAPNINLRDPVIYRISHAHHHNTGDKWCIYPMYAFAHPLEDAIEGVTHSLCSLEFEDQRPFYDWVIAECEMENKPHQYEFGRLNLSQMVTSKRKLKLLVDEGHVDGWDDPRMPTISGLRRRGYTPEAIRDFVYETGISKNYGVIDLQTLEHFVREDLKLKAPRTMAVLHPLKVVITNYPEGQVEWLEAENNVENPEMGNRQIPFSREIYIEQDDFMENPPNKYFRLFPGNEVRLKHAYFIKCNDVIKDAEGNVTEIHCTYDVETKSGSGFTGRKVKGTIHWVEATQAVPAEFRLYEPLILDEAPEAEVEVAVAGAETEVVEEQPEKTFLDQLNPNSLEIVNGFVEQEMKEANAQDKFQFFRHGYFSVDPKHSEPGRPVFNRVVSLKSSFQLPKV, encoded by the coding sequence ATGAAAGGTTTGATACCTGTGGACAATCGTACAACCCCACCTAACTTTATCAAAAATATTATTACCGAAGATCTCCGGTCTGGGAAAGTCCAGGAAGTTATTACCCGTTTTCCTCCGGAACCGAACGGTTATCTGCATATCGGCCATGCCAAGGCGATCTGGATTAACTTTACGCTGGGCGGCGAATTTGGCGGTAAAACGAACCTGCGCTTTGATGACACGAATCCGGTCAAGGAAGATGTGGAGTACGTTCAATCGATTCAGGAAGACGTGAAATGGCTCGGATACGAGTGGAACGAGAAACGTTTTGCCTCGGATTATTTTGATGAGATGTACAACCGTGCTGTCTTGTTGATTAAAAAAGGTAAAGCCTACATCGACGACCAAAGCGCCGACGAAATCCGTGAAATGCGCGGAACGCTGACGGAGCCGGGTAAGAACAGCCCGTACCGTGATCGTTCGGTGGAAGAGAATCTCGACCTGTTCACACGTATGCGTGCAGGCGAATTCAAGAACGGAGAGAAAGTGCTGCGTGCCAAGATTGATATGTCTGCACCGAACATCAATCTGCGCGATCCGGTTATTTACCGGATTTCACATGCACACCATCATAACACGGGTGACAAATGGTGTATCTATCCAATGTACGCCTTTGCTCACCCGCTCGAAGATGCAATTGAAGGTGTGACGCACTCTCTCTGTTCCCTGGAGTTTGAGGATCAACGTCCATTCTACGATTGGGTTATTGCCGAGTGTGAGATGGAGAACAAACCGCATCAATATGAATTTGGTCGCCTGAATCTGTCCCAGATGGTAACAAGCAAGCGGAAGCTGAAACTGCTCGTGGATGAAGGACATGTGGATGGATGGGATGATCCACGTATGCCAACAATTTCGGGTCTGCGCCGCCGGGGTTATACACCGGAAGCTATTCGTGATTTTGTATATGAGACAGGCATTTCCAAAAACTATGGAGTTATCGACCTGCAAACGCTGGAGCATTTTGTCCGTGAAGACCTGAAACTGAAAGCTCCACGCACGATGGCTGTCCTGCACCCGCTCAAAGTGGTTATTACCAACTACCCTGAAGGGCAAGTGGAATGGCTTGAAGCAGAGAACAATGTGGAGAACCCAGAGATGGGTAATCGCCAAATTCCGTTCTCCCGTGAGATTTATATTGAACAAGACGATTTCATGGAAAATCCGCCGAACAAATATTTCCGTTTGTTCCCTGGCAACGAAGTTCGTCTGAAACATGCATACTTCATCAAATGTAACGATGTGATCAAAGATGCAGAAGGCAATGTGACTGAGATTCATTGTACCTATGATGTGGAGACAAAGAGCGGCAGTGGCTTCACTGGTCGTAAAGTCAAAGGAACAATCCACTGGGTAGAAGCGACTCAAGCGGTACCTGCTGAATTCCGTCTATATGAGCCGTTGATCCTGGATGAAGCACCGGAGGCAGAGGTGGAAGTGGCAGTAGCTGGGGCTGAAACTGAGGTTGTGGAAGAGCAACCGGAGAAAACGTTCCTGGATCAACTGAACCCGAACTCCCTTGAGATTGTTAACGGGTTTGTGGAGCAAGAGATGAAGGAAGCGAACGCTCAGGATAAATTCCAATTCTTCCGTCACGGTTACTTCAGTGTAGATCCGAAACATTCCGAGCCAGGACGTCCGGTATTTAACCGGGTCGTATCCCTGAAAAGCTCGTTCCAACTGCCGAAGGTGTAA